Within the Marixanthomonas sp. SCSIO 43207 genome, the region ATTATGGGATCTGAAGTTATTATTATACCAATTATTTTTGGCGTTATTTTCGGGATTTATTACTTGTATATTTCGGCTAGAAATCGAGAGCGACTGGCATTAATTGAGAAAGGTGCCGAGGCGTCTATCTTTTACAGTAAAAACAAATGGGTTACCCCTATATGGAAAGTAATTGTAATTAACCTGGCACTATTGCTTATGGGAATTGGTATCGGGATTTTTGTAGCGGCTATGTTGCACTACAACTTGGGAGTAGATGAAGAAGTTGCGTATCCCGGAACTATCTTTTTATTGGCTGGAATTGGTCTTTTTTGTGGGTTTTATTTTACTAAAAAACTTAATAAAGACGCGTAAATTTTCTAGTTTGTTTGGTTAAAAAAACCATTTGTGGCTTTCTTACAGAATAGCTGCAAATGGTTTTTTATTGAATTTTTACGTTACTGTAATTAGCATTTACCGTTACATTTTTAGTTGCTTGGTTACTTTTATAAAACCCTCTTGCCAATACACGGTTATAATTTTTGGTTCTATTTAACTGAAGCGACTTAGGATATTGTAAGGTTGATTTTTTTCCGTTGAAATAAAATGAAAAAGCAACGTCTGGCATGTGTAAAACTGCATCGGTATTTTCTAATAAAACATCAATGTTTTTAAATCCGTTTGATACGTTTGTTACTTTTAAATTTCCGAAAGAACCGGCTAGAATGGCTTCTTCTTCAACATTACCTATTAAAACATCACTTGAGTTGGCCTGCAAGTTTATTGCTTTTACATCTGCGATGTTGCAGTTTTCTACAAATTTAAGGTAGAGTGTACCATTATTCCAGTTATTGACTACTACCGGAGCGTAAGAAGCATTGATGAGGGTTTCTCCCCCATCAATACTATTTGCCGTGAATGGCGAATGATTTAATGTAGCTTTTACGTTTACGGCATCTGCCATTTGGATTTTTCCGTGACGAACGTCAATTTCGGTTTTGGCTCCTTTAGGCATTTTTATTTTTATGGTTTTGGTGCCTTTAAGACTTTTATGGCCTTTTGTGTTTTTGCTTCCTTGTATGATAATTGTTTTATTTCCGTTAGGACTTGTAATTACTTGTTTAGAATAATTGCCATCGTCTCCATATTTTGCTTCCATTTCTTTTTCAAATCGAGCGCCCCATGCTTCCATACGTTTTCCGAAGGATTCACCCCAGTCTTCCATTTTATGTTCCCAAACTGCGGCTATACTATCTCCTTTTTCTTCGTTGTATTGTTCTGCAAATTCTTCACCCCATTTTTCCATTTTTACTTCAAAGTCTTTACCAAACTTTTTATCCATTTGGGCTTCAAACTTTTTCATATAACCGTCTTTATCTTTCATAAACTCTTCATAATCAAAGTCTATATTACCAATATCACGCATGAGATCATCTGGAAGGTTTGGAATTTTCATATTACTAATCATAGGAACAA harbors:
- a CDS encoding DUF6249 domain-containing protein — protein: MGSEVIIIPIIFGVIFGIYYLYISARNRERLALIEKGAEASIFYSKNKWVTPIWKVIVINLALLLMGIGIGIFVAAMLHYNLGVDEEVAYPGTIFLLAGIGLFCGFYFTKKLNKDA
- a CDS encoding YggN family protein — encoded protein: MKLQLLFKTAVATAILLFTTISQAQKEYKETFNVDDDVTVSVNTTHTNIVFETWNRDKVEVEAYIDGEKLSEAEKQDLFDNWDFTVLGNSNKVVISSKGGNGPNWISMAPSNGMPSIEGLDFLGPMMEEMIVPMISNMKIPNLPDDLMRDIGNIDFDYEEFMKDKDGYMKKFEAQMDKKFGKDFEVKMEKWGEEFAEQYNEEKGDSIAAVWEHKMEDWGESFGKRMEAWGARFEKEMEAKYGDDGNYSKQVITSPNGNKTIIIQGSKNTKGHKSLKGTKTIKIKMPKGAKTEIDVRHGKIQMADAVNVKATLNHSPFTANSIDGGETLINASYAPVVVNNWNNGTLYLKFVENCNIADVKAINLQANSSDVLIGNVEEEAILAGSFGNLKVTNVSNGFKNIDVLLENTDAVLHMPDVAFSFYFNGKKSTLQYPKSLQLNRTKNYNRVLARGFYKSNQATKNVTVNANYSNVKIQ